A region of the Dickeya chrysanthemi NCPPB 402 genome:
CTCGGCAGTACACCGCAAGTCATCGCCAACCAAACCGCCGGACACGAAACCCTGTACATGCACCCGCAAGATGCGGCCGCACGCGGCATCCGCCATGGTGAACGGGTGGAAGTTCGCAACGATCGCGGGCGTATCTACGCCGGAGCCGCAATCACCGATGGCGTTACGCCGGGTGTGGTGATGATGGCGACCGGCGCCTGGTTTGATCCCGGCTTTGGTCAGGCGCAATGGCACGCGGTGGAACAATCCGGCAATGCCAACGTGTTGACGCGGGATATGGGTACTTCGCCGCTGACGCAAGGCCCCAACGCAATGAGTTGCCTGGTGGACGTGCTGGCGCTCTGACGCCTGGCTGAACTGTAGACAAAAAAACGCCCCCGGCAAGCGGGGGCATCGTTTACGCCGGCGCCGTATTATGGATTACGGTTTCGGGTGCGGTTTCTCATTGTCATGATGAGCGTGGTGGTCGTGACGAGACAACCAATCCAGATACCCCATCACAAAAGCGGACAACACAAACGTCAGGTGGATGATCACATACCACATCAGCTTGTTGTCCGGCACGTTTTTGGCATCCATGAATACCCGCAGCAGGTGGATGGACGAAATCGCCACGATCGATGCCGCCACTTTATTTTTCAGCGAGCTGGCATCCATTTTCCCCAGCCAGTTCAGTTTCTCCTTGTCCTCGCCGATATCCAGCGCCGACACAAAGTTTTCATAACCGGAGAACATCACCATCACCAGCAACCCGCCCACCAGCGTCATATCCACCAGCGACAGCAAGGTCAGGATCAAATCGGATTCCGCGATGGAGAAAATGTTCGGCAGGACATGCCAAATTTCTTCAAAGAACTTGATGGCCAACGCCAGTAACCCCAACGATAGCCCCAGATAAACCGGAGCCAACAGCCACCGCGCAGCGTACATCGTATTTTCCAGAAAACGTTCCATAGCGCCCATCAGTACAGGTTTCAGAGAGGTGCATGATAGCGAAAAACCGTACCGGAGTGTTATTGAATTGTTTTTCGATATAGCATATTGATTTTAAAAAAATTTCACCCTATTTCACTGCATTATATCGCCAATAGCCGACGCCGGCGCACGTCGTAGCAGAATCAACAACTATGATCCTGATCGCGCCAATCTTCACGCGGTTGCCACTGTTGCGTCACACATGACCATCCGGCAAAGGAGTATCGTCCGCCGCTGTGCCAGTCTGTGTATTTCGGTATAGCTTTCCCTACAACGCACCACTCATCACAAGACAAATGGACGATGCATCATGATGAAACCTCTACAGACATGGCGTACCCCGTTGTTGACGTTGGCATTTGTGTTGCCGCTGACGGCGACAGGCGCCGTACAGCTAACGCTGGACGGTATGAACAGCACGTTGGATAACGGGTTGCTGAAAGTGCGCTTTGGCGCAGACGGCAGCGCAAAAGAAGTATGGAAAGGCGGTACCAACCTGATTTCTCGCCTCTCCGGCGCGGCGCGCGACCCGGATAAAAATCGCAGCTTTTATCTCGATTACTACTCCGGCGGCGTCAACGAATTCGTACCGGAACAGCTGAACGTCATTAAACAGACGCCGGACATGGTGCATCTGGCCTATATCGATGACCAGAACGGCAAGCTGCGGCTGGAATATCACCTGATCATGACCAGCGGCGTCAGCGGACTTTACAGCTACGTGGTGGCCGCCAATACCGGCGCTGCGCCGGTAACCATCAGCGAACTGCGCAACGTTTATCGCTTTGACGCCACCCGGCTGGATACCTTGTTCAATAGCATCCGGCGCGGCACGCCGTTGCTGTATGAAGAACTGGAGCAGTTACCCAAAGTGCAGGATGAAACCTGGCGGCTGCCTGACGGCAATGTCTACTCCAAATACGACTTTGCCGGTTATCAGCGCGAAAGCCGCTACTGGGGGGTGATGGGTAACGGTTACGGCGCCTGGATGGTGCCCGCCAGCGGTGAGTACTTCTCGGGCGATGCCTTAAAACAGGAACTGCTGGTGCATCAGGATGCGATTATCCTGAACTACCTTACCGGCTCGCACTTCGGCACGCCGGATATGGTGGCGCAGCCGGGCTTTGAAAAACTCTACGGCCCGTGGCTGCTGTACATCAATCAGGGCAACGACCGGGAACTGGTGGCGGATGTCAGCCGCCGGGCTGAACATGAGCGCGCCAGTTGGCCTTACCGCTGGCTGGATGATTCGCGCTATCCCCGCGCACGCGCTACCGTCAGCGGCCGCCTGCGCACCGAAGCGCCGCACGCTACCGTGGTGTTGAACAGCAGCAAGGAAGACTTCGACGTCCAGACGACCGGTTATCTGTACACCACGCGAACCCATCGGGATGGCCGCTTTAACCTGGACAACGTGCCGCCGGGTGAGTACCGGTTGTCGGCTTACGCCGATGGCGGCACGCAAATCGGCCTGCTGGCGCAGCAAACCGTCAGGGTGGAAGGCAAGAAAACCCGGCTCGGCCAGATTGACGCCCAACGCCCCGCCCCGCTGGTATGGGCCATCGGCCAGGCTGACCGACGCGCTGAAGAGTTCCGCTTCGGCGATAAACTACGCCAATATCACTGGCAAACCGAAGTACCGGCCAACCTGACGTTCGACATCGGTAAAAGCCGCGAACGCCAAGACTGGTACTACGCCCAGACTCAACCGGGTAGCTGGCATATCCAGTTTACTACCCGCACGCCTGAGCAGCCTTACACCCTGAATATTGCGCTCGCCGCCGCCAGCAACAGCGGTATGACGACACCCGCCAGCTCGCCACAGTTGGCGGTGAAGCTCAACGATCAGTTGCTGACGACGCTGAAGTACGACAACGACAAAGCGATTTATCGGGGAGCCATGCAAAGCGGCCGTTACCATGAAGCGCATATTCCATTGCCAGCCGGCATACTGCAACCAGGCAGCAACCGCATTACGCTGGAGTTGCAGGGCGGGATGGTGATGTACGATGCCATCACGCTGACGGAAACGCCGTCACGCACGCAACCCTGAAACGTCACTACAGATGTCCCTCACTTTATGCCTGTTCCGGATGGATGCCGGTATGGGCATCAAGTGGACTCTGTTTGGACCATCGCTTACTCTGTCGGTTTTCCGCACACACCAGAGTACCAGCCTATGCAGAACATCACCCTCATCACCGGCGGTTCACGAGGTATCGGTCGGGCGACCGCATTACGTCTGGCCCGGCAAGGGCATTGGATAGCCATCAGTTATCTGCGCCAATACCATCAGGCGCAACGTGTGGTTGAAGAGATTACCGCGCTCGGCGGTAAAGCCATCGCTATCCAGGCCGACGTCGCAGACGAACAACAAATCGTCGCGCTGTTTGCCAATATTGATCGCGAGTTAGGTCCTCTCTCCGGTCTGGTCAACAACGCGGGTATTCTGCACCCGCAAGCCCGGTTTGAAGAACTGGATGCAGCCCGCCTCAACGCGATGTTTGCCGCCAATATCACCGGTTGCTTTTTATGCGCCCGTGAGGCCATTAAACGTATGTCTCATCGTCATGGCGGACGTGGTGGCGCAATCGTGAACGTCTCATCCGCCGCTTCGCGACTGGGTGCCCCTCATGAGTATGTGGACTACGCCGCGTCTAAAGGCGCACTCGATTCGATGACCAAAGGTTTATCGCTGGAAGTGGCCGCAGAAGGGATCCGGGTCAATGCCGTGCGTCCCGGCTTTATTTATACCGATATTCACGCCGATGGCGGTGAACCGGGCCGGGTCGACAGGCTCAGCCAGGCGATCCCGATGCAGCGCGGCGGCCAGCCGGAAGAAGTCGCAAACGCGATAGCCTGGCTACTGTCGGATGAAGCCAGCTATGTCACCGGTAGCTTTATCGATCTGGCCGGCGGAAAATAACCATGGCACTCAGCCCGACCGCAGGCTGATAAAAACAAAAACGCTGCACCATAATAGCGCAGCGTCATGAAGGTGAGCGACGGTATAATCCTGTAACCTCACCGTGATCGCATCCGTTCTCGGTTCCCTGGTGTCGGATGCATGATTGTCTGCGTCAATAACGACGGCGACAATCAATTAGCAGTTCAACTATAAAATCTACTTATAATGGATTATCTGCTTAGCACAGATTAATTAATTTATCTAAACGTTATAGCAATAAAAACACTTAAGTCAACACATTAATAGACACTTTATGATCTTTAATGTTCATTTTTAATGATGATGTTACAACCCCCTCCAATCCATTGAATAAATCCACACTGTTTCATGCGGTTTTTCCGTTTTAATCCTCCGAAAAAAGCCGAATTACCTGAGATTTTTCTACACAATGGGGATAGGTGAAAGTAACGCGTTATCGTAAGATGAACCAGTCTGAGAACTGACCTGAGAAGGGATGACCATGAAAACAACGAATGCTCAGCGCAAAACTAATATCATTAAAAATATTGAATATCTGATGCGTACCCGAGGTGAAACCAAAGCCTCATTTTCCAATCGTACCGGGGTAACGCGTACCACTATCTACAAAATTCTTGAAGGTAGGGTAAATAAAGTTCAGCAATCCACCATCAATCGCATTTCCGATTTCTTCGGCGTTTCCTGTGAAGAAATCGAAGATTACGATCTGGAAAAGGTTGAACGCCTGAACAATACCGTCTCGTTCGACGGCAATAAAAATCCAGCGGCAATCCCGATTATCCCGCAGTCGCAACTGCTGTCGGTACGGCAGCACAAGATTGGGCAGTTAGCCGTGCAATGCCCATTGACCTGGTTCTTTGGAGAAGAAGCCAACATGGTGGCGGTGAAGGTGGAATCGCAAATCGGCGATGCCTTCTACCCCGGCGCGTTGCTGCTTATCCGTCGGCCGCCGGCACTGATGCCGAATACGCCGATGCTCTACCACTCTCCTGCCTCGGGATTTTTCGTCGACATCCCCGATGCGCCGGACGCAGCGGATAAAAAACGCCCGGAGGACGTCGTCCTGTTGGGATATATCATAGAGGAAAGGATATAAATGGATGCAAACAAGAAATTCAAGCTGCTGGGGTTCAACCACAGCGGCGAGTTATCAGCCAATATCATGGTGTTGTCGACCGGCAAAATGATCCACATGGATCTCAAGGAACTGGTCGATAGCGAAATCTCTGATGACCTGAGCCGGCACGAACTCAATGCATTGTACAAAAAACTCTACGCCGGCAAAGACATCACTACCGCTTACGACATCAGCGACAGGAACGAACGCTCCTGGCTGGCCTACCTGATGATTACCGCCGCACTCTGCGTTATTTATATTTTTTCCACCGTCAGCGGCGTAAAGCCGATATTTATTCCGGCACTGAATCTGGTCGTGCCGCCTGCCGTTTTTGTCTACCCGTTGACCTTTATTTTGGTGGATATCCTCAATGAATTTTATGGGCTACGGCTGGCGCGCCGTACCATCCTCATCGCGTTTTTCTTCCATCTGGCGTTTGTGCTCGGGCTGTGGGTTACCAGCCTGATCCCCGGCCTGCCGGAATGGGAATACAGCAACACTTACAGCGGCATCGTGGAAAGCATGATGGCAGTGCTGGTGGCTTCATCGCTGGCTTACCTGATTTCCGAAAACATCAACGCCTGGGTACTGCATAAGATCAAGATCATGACCAAGTCCCGCTACTTGTTCATCCGCGTGATCACCAGTACAGTCACCGCTTCCGCCGTCGACAGTGTGATTTTCTGCACCATCGCGTTTTATAATGTGCTGAGCTTTGACGTGATCCGCACGATGATCCTGTCGCAATTTCTGATCAAAGTCGTGTATGCGGTGTTGGGCGTCGGCCCGATTTACGGAACCCGCAGACTGTTCAGAAAATACATTCATGCCGTACCAGCAAGGAACTGAGCGATATGCATATTACAGAAAACGATAGCATTACCCATCTGGGGGTGCGCTCCAGCTACCCGGACAAATACGATCCGACGCTGCTGGAAGCGCTGCCGCGCGCCCGTGGCCGCGATCTGATCGGCCTGACCGGCTCAACCCTGCCGTTTGACGGCTACGATCTGTGGACGGCCTTCGAATTGTCGTGGCTTAACCGCAAAGGAAAACCACTGGTGGGGATCGCCGAATTCATCATCCCGGCCAGCTCGGAAAACCTGATCGAATCCAAATCGTTCAAACTGTACCTTAACAGCTTCAACCAGACCCGTTTTCAGGATATCGGCGAAGTACACGCCACGCTTATCAAGGATTTGTCCGCCGCCGCCAACGGTGACGTCAAGGTCACGTTGTACCCGGGGTTGACCGGTTACCCGTCGCAGATCGATACCCTGCCCGGCATCAACATCGACGAGCTGGACATCGAAGTGAACGATTACGGCTTCAATCCCGATTATTTGCAGCACGCCGTGCGCGATAATGCGCCGCTTGTCACCGAAACGCTGTGTTCCAACCTGCTGAAATCCAACTGTCTGGTGACTTACCAGCCGGACTGGGGCAGCGTGGTCATCAAATACGAAGGCCGGCAGATCGACCGGGAAGCCTTACTGCGTTACCTGATCTCGTTCCGCCAGCACAATGAGTTCCACGAGCAGTGCGTCGAGCGCATCTTCAATGACCTCAAACATTACTGCCAGCCGGAAAAATTGACCGTGTTCGCCCGTTATACCCGTCGCGGCGGTCTGGACATCAACCCGTTCCGCAGCGACTTCGAAACCGAAGCCGCTACCGGCCGTCTGGTTCGTCAGTAAGACCTGGCGCCTCTCCGTCGTCGGGGAGGCACCGCCCCTCACCTTGCGGTAAATACTGTTTCAGCCAGGCGATCAACGCCGAAATACGCGCCGGCACATGCCGACGCTGCTGGTAAACCGCGTAAATATCCGCTTCCGGCATGGTGTAATCCGGCAACAGCGCCACCAGATCACCGCCAGCCAGGGGCGCACATCCCACAGACACGGCAAGTTTTTGCGCAGGTTGAAGTGACATTAAGCGGCTGATTCGTCTCGTTTGCGTTCAGCTACCAGCACTACCCCTTTTCGCGATTCATTCGGCGCAAGACTCCAGATGTCGCTCTCTGGGATACTTCGGCCATCGTATCGGATCCGTTCACCGTCATACGGCCAGAAAGTACGCCGTTCTGAGTCGAATACAAACACATCAATACCCATCTCTTTACGTGCCATACGCGCCCACAGTGCCTTCCCGCCAGGGAATTGAAGGTTATCACTCACCAGCACAATACCGTCATGAATGAGTGCCTTATACATGGCGCTGGCGACATTGGCGTTTCGTTCGCGTTTGGTGACAATCACACCTTCAACCTGCACAGAATGTGCATTCATCGGTTGCAGATTCTCGTAATAACCGATGACAGCCAGAATAGTTTCGGTTTCGTCGTCGCTATTACGGGATTTCAGGTCAATCTTTGCTACTACAACATGCCGTAAATCACCAGCAACGTCATCGGGTTCACCATAGATGGCAACCGCATGGTGTTGATCATTGTGAATATAAATATCAACAGCACGACCGTTTACACTCGTTTCGCCAATTTTCCGGTATTCCCGCGCCATAGTGGCAGGGCTATATGACATTGGAAGAATCGCCATATCAAAACTCCCGC
Encoded here:
- a CDS encoding TIGR00645 family protein, with product MERFLENTMYAARWLLAPVYLGLSLGLLALAIKFFEEIWHVLPNIFSIAESDLILTLLSLVDMTLVGGLLVMVMFSGYENFVSALDIGEDKEKLNWLGKMDASSLKNKVAASIVAISSIHLLRVFMDAKNVPDNKLMWYVIIHLTFVLSAFVMGYLDWLSRHDHHAHHDNEKPHPKP
- a CDS encoding polysaccharide lyase family protein; translated protein: MMKPLQTWRTPLLTLAFVLPLTATGAVQLTLDGMNSTLDNGLLKVRFGADGSAKEVWKGGTNLISRLSGAARDPDKNRSFYLDYYSGGVNEFVPEQLNVIKQTPDMVHLAYIDDQNGKLRLEYHLIMTSGVSGLYSYVVAANTGAAPVTISELRNVYRFDATRLDTLFNSIRRGTPLLYEELEQLPKVQDETWRLPDGNVYSKYDFAGYQRESRYWGVMGNGYGAWMVPASGEYFSGDALKQELLVHQDAIILNYLTGSHFGTPDMVAQPGFEKLYGPWLLYINQGNDRELVADVSRRAEHERASWPYRWLDDSRYPRARATVSGRLRTEAPHATVVLNSSKEDFDVQTTGYLYTTRTHRDGRFNLDNVPPGEYRLSAYADGGTQIGLLAQQTVRVEGKKTRLGQIDAQRPAPLVWAIGQADRRAEEFRFGDKLRQYHWQTEVPANLTFDIGKSRERQDWYYAQTQPGSWHIQFTTRTPEQPYTLNIALAAASNSGMTTPASSPQLAVKLNDQLLTTLKYDNDKAIYRGAMQSGRYHEAHIPLPAGILQPGSNRITLELQGGMVMYDAITLTETPSRTQP
- a CDS encoding SDR family oxidoreductase translates to MQNITLITGGSRGIGRATALRLARQGHWIAISYLRQYHQAQRVVEEITALGGKAIAIQADVADEQQIVALFANIDRELGPLSGLVNNAGILHPQARFEELDAARLNAMFAANITGCFLCAREAIKRMSHRHGGRGGAIVNVSSAASRLGAPHEYVDYAASKGALDSMTKGLSLEVAAEGIRVNAVRPGFIYTDIHADGGEPGRVDRLSQAIPMQRGGQPEEVANAIAWLLSDEASYVTGSFIDLAGGK
- a CDS encoding helix-turn-helix domain-containing protein, giving the protein MKTTNAQRKTNIIKNIEYLMRTRGETKASFSNRTGVTRTTIYKILEGRVNKVQQSTINRISDFFGVSCEEIEDYDLEKVERLNNTVSFDGNKNPAAIPIIPQSQLLSVRQHKIGQLAVQCPLTWFFGEEANMVAVKVESQIGDAFYPGALLLIRRPPALMPNTPMLYHSPASGFFVDIPDAPDAADKKRPEDVVLLGYIIEERI
- a CDS encoding queuosine precursor transporter; amino-acid sequence: MDANKKFKLLGFNHSGELSANIMVLSTGKMIHMDLKELVDSEISDDLSRHELNALYKKLYAGKDITTAYDISDRNERSWLAYLMITAALCVIYIFSTVSGVKPIFIPALNLVVPPAVFVYPLTFILVDILNEFYGLRLARRTILIAFFFHLAFVLGLWVTSLIPGLPEWEYSNTYSGIVESMMAVLVASSLAYLISENINAWVLHKIKIMTKSRYLFIRVITSTVTASAVDSVIFCTIAFYNVLSFDVIRTMILSQFLIKVVYAVLGVGPIYGTRRLFRKYIHAVPARN
- the queF gene encoding NADPH-dependent 7-cyano-7-deazaguanine reductase QueF (Catalyzes the NADPH-dependent reduction of 7-cyano-7-deazaguanine (preQ0) to 7-aminomethyl-7-deazaguanine (preQ1) in queuosine biosynthesis), with amino-acid sequence MHITENDSITHLGVRSSYPDKYDPTLLEALPRARGRDLIGLTGSTLPFDGYDLWTAFELSWLNRKGKPLVGIAEFIIPASSENLIESKSFKLYLNSFNQTRFQDIGEVHATLIKDLSAAANGDVKVTLYPGLTGYPSQIDTLPGINIDELDIEVNDYGFNPDYLQHAVRDNAPLVTETLCSNLLKSNCLVTYQPDWGSVVIKYEGRQIDREALLRYLISFRQHNEFHEQCVERIFNDLKHYCQPEKLTVFARYTRRGGLDINPFRSDFETEAATGRLVRQ